One Mycolicibacterium parafortuitum DNA segment encodes these proteins:
- a CDS encoding SRPBCC family protein, with protein sequence MAITENREIVIEATPDEILAVLYDLESLTEWSSAHQEVEILERDDEGRPKRSRQVVKIVGVSDDQILDYHVYDDGVGWTLVSSDQQRAQEARYTLTPEGEHTRVSLELMVDLKAPLPGFLIKKGAKGLMDTATKGLRKRVLEVKS encoded by the coding sequence ATGGCCATCACCGAAAACCGTGAGATCGTGATCGAGGCGACGCCCGACGAGATCCTCGCCGTGCTCTACGACCTGGAATCCCTGACCGAATGGTCGTCGGCGCATCAGGAGGTCGAGATCCTTGAGCGCGACGACGAGGGCCGGCCGAAGCGGTCACGGCAGGTTGTCAAGATCGTCGGCGTCAGCGACGACCAGATCCTCGACTACCACGTCTACGACGACGGGGTCGGCTGGACCTTGGTGAGCTCTGACCAGCAGCGCGCACAGGAAGCCAGGTACACGCTGACGCCCGAGGGCGAGCACACCCGGGTGTCGCTTGAGCTGATGGTCGACCTGAAGGCGCCGTTGCCGGGATTCCTGATCAAGAAGGGCGCCAAGGGTCTGATGGACACTGCGACCAAGGGGCTGCGCAAGCGGGTGTTGGAGGTCAAGAGCTGA
- a CDS encoding SRPBCC family protein, producing the protein MWTVDRTLQAPADTVWQILTDLEAWPRWGLTVSKAELDGAAFELGATGRVWTPLGVPLPFMISELDQGRTWAWNVAGVPATRHGVEPLDDGSRVWMSAPVWAPAYLPVLSQALRRIDEMSVQFRTG; encoded by the coding sequence ATGTGGACGGTGGACAGGACCCTGCAAGCCCCCGCGGACACCGTGTGGCAGATCCTGACGGATCTGGAGGCCTGGCCACGCTGGGGACTGACCGTCAGCAAGGCCGAACTCGACGGTGCCGCTTTCGAGTTGGGTGCGACCGGGCGGGTCTGGACGCCGCTGGGGGTCCCGCTGCCGTTCATGATCTCCGAGCTGGACCAGGGCCGCACGTGGGCGTGGAACGTGGCCGGGGTGCCCGCGACCCGGCACGGGGTGGAGCCACTCGACGACGGTTCGCGGGTCTGGATGAGCGCCCCGGTATGGGCACCGGCCTATCTGCCGGTGCTGTCGCAGGCGCTGCGGCGCATCGACGAGATGTCGGTGCAGTTTCGAACGGGCTGA
- a CDS encoding DAPG hydrolase family protein produces MGARAYLGYRGDDGRTPWGEFFEPQMKALPGHVVDALHHGPQADQVLLGFDSAAELLDDGYQQTETGYGRLPNGALQVSVRTDMPGVTPRMWDWWFGWHGSDTRRYKLWHPRAHASARWSDGGGDGRYVGRTSLIEEYLGSAYVKAAIRFVRPDTLGLPGERLGESVAVCARVGSSEASLDIGWFVHQIRPTPEGAEMRSRFWMGGPYVRVRHGNLFADSMIRPVAARQLPDPRDLLVHCAQEMNHLAAFLPALHARFG; encoded by the coding sequence ATGGGCGCCCGCGCCTACCTCGGATACCGCGGCGACGACGGGAGAACCCCGTGGGGTGAGTTCTTCGAGCCGCAGATGAAGGCGCTGCCGGGGCACGTCGTCGACGCTCTGCACCACGGTCCGCAGGCCGACCAGGTACTGCTCGGATTCGACAGTGCCGCTGAGCTTCTCGATGACGGCTACCAGCAGACCGAGACGGGGTACGGGCGGCTGCCCAACGGGGCATTACAGGTGTCGGTGCGCACCGACATGCCGGGCGTGACCCCGCGCATGTGGGACTGGTGGTTCGGTTGGCACGGCAGCGACACCCGCCGCTACAAGCTGTGGCACCCCCGCGCACACGCGTCGGCGCGCTGGTCCGACGGCGGCGGCGACGGGCGCTACGTCGGCCGGACCTCGCTGATCGAGGAGTACCTCGGCTCGGCGTACGTGAAGGCGGCGATCCGGTTCGTCAGGCCCGACACGCTGGGACTGCCCGGCGAGCGGCTCGGTGAGTCGGTCGCGGTGTGCGCGCGGGTGGGATCCTCGGAGGCGTCGCTCGACATCGGCTGGTTCGTCCACCAGATCCGCCCGACACCCGAGGGCGCCGAGATGCGGTCGCGCTTCTGGATGGGTGGCCCGTATGTCAGGGTGCGCCACGGAAACCTGTTCGCCGACAGCATGATTAGGCCAGTAGCCGCGCGTCAGCTGCCCGACCCGCGGGATCTGCTGGTGCACTGCGCGCAGGAGATGAACCACCTGGCGGCGTTCCTGCCGGCGCTGCACGCGCGTTTCGGTTAG